A genomic stretch from Pseudomonas sp. MUP55 includes:
- the ptsP gene encoding phosphoenolpyruvate--protein phosphotransferase, with amino-acid sequence MLNTLRKIVQEVNSAKDLKAALGIIVLRVKEAMGSQVCSVYLLDPETNRFVLMATEGLNKRSIGKVSMAPNEGLVGLVGTREEPLNLENAADHPRYRYFAETGEERYASFLGAPIIHHRRVVGVLVIQQKERRQFDEGEEAFLVTMSAQLAGVIAHAEATGSIRGLGRQGKGIQEAKFVGVPGSPGAAVGTAVVMLPPADLDVVPDKSVDDIDAEIKLFKTALEGVRADMRNLSTKLATQLRPEERALFDVYQMMLDDASLGNEVKTVIKTGQWAQGALRQVVTDHVNRFEMMDDAYLRERASDVRDLGRRLLAYLQEDRSTNLVYPDNTILISEELTATMLGEVPEGKLVGLVSVLGSGNSHVAILARAMGIPTVMGLVDLPYSKVDGIDMIVDGHRGEVFTNPSELLRKQYAEVVEEEKQLALGLDSLRELPCVTLDGHRVPLLVNTGLLADVARAQQRGAEGVGLYRTEVPFMINQRFPSEKEQLAIYREQLQAFHPLPVTMRSLDIGGDKSLSYFPIKEDNPFLGWRGIRVTLDHPEIFLVQTRAMLKASEGLNNLRILLPMISGTHELEEALHLIHRAWGEVRDEGADVPMPPIGVMIEIPAAVYQAKELARQVDFLSVGSNDLTQYLLAVDRNNPRVADLYDYLHPAVLQALQHVVRDAHAEGKPVSICGEMAGDPAAAVLLMAMGFDSLSMNATNLPKVKWMLRQVELSMAKDLLAELMTIDNPQVIHSSLQLALKNLGLTRMINPASAKKL; translated from the coding sequence ATGCTCAATACGCTGCGCAAGATCGTCCAGGAAGTTAACTCCGCCAAGGATCTCAAGGCGGCGTTGGGGATTATTGTGTTGCGCGTCAAGGAAGCCATGGGCAGCCAGGTCTGCTCGGTTTACCTGCTGGACCCCGAGACCAACCGTTTTGTGCTGATGGCCACCGAGGGCTTGAACAAGCGCTCCATCGGCAAGGTCAGCATGGCGCCCAATGAAGGTCTGGTGGGCCTGGTGGGGACGCGTGAAGAACCCCTGAACCTTGAAAACGCGGCCGATCACCCGCGTTATCGCTACTTTGCCGAAACCGGCGAAGAGCGTTACGCCTCGTTTCTCGGCGCACCGATCATTCACCACCGCCGCGTCGTCGGCGTATTGGTCATCCAGCAGAAAGAGCGCCGCCAGTTCGACGAAGGCGAAGAAGCCTTCCTGGTGACCATGAGCGCGCAGCTCGCCGGGGTTATCGCCCACGCCGAAGCCACGGGTTCGATTCGCGGCCTGGGCCGCCAGGGCAAGGGCATCCAGGAAGCCAAGTTCGTCGGCGTGCCGGGTTCGCCGGGTGCCGCCGTCGGTACCGCCGTGGTCATGCTGCCACCGGCCGACCTCGATGTGGTGCCGGACAAGAGCGTCGATGACATCGACGCTGAAATCAAACTGTTCAAGACCGCCCTGGAAGGCGTGCGCGCCGACATGCGCAACCTGTCGACCAAGCTGGCCACCCAGTTGCGCCCCGAAGAGCGTGCGCTGTTCGACGTCTACCAGATGATGCTGGACGACGCGTCCCTCGGTAACGAAGTCAAAACCGTGATCAAGACCGGCCAGTGGGCCCAGGGCGCGCTGCGCCAGGTGGTCACCGATCACGTCAACCGTTTCGAGATGATGGACGACGCCTACCTGCGCGAGCGTGCCTCGGATGTGCGTGACCTCGGTCGCCGTCTGCTGGCCTACCTGCAGGAAGACCGCAGCACCAACCTGGTCTACCCCGACAACACCATCCTGATCAGCGAAGAACTGACCGCCACCATGCTCGGCGAAGTGCCTGAGGGCAAGTTGGTGGGCCTGGTCTCGGTATTGGGTTCGGGTAACTCCCACGTGGCGATCCTGGCTCGGGCCATGGGCATTCCGACGGTGATGGGCCTGGTGGACCTGCCGTATTCCAAGGTGGACGGCATCGACATGATTGTCGATGGCCATCGCGGCGAAGTCTTTACCAACCCCAGCGAGTTACTGCGCAAGCAGTACGCCGAAGTGGTTGAGGAAGAGAAGCAACTGGCGCTGGGCCTCGACTCGTTGCGCGAACTGCCGTGCGTAACCCTCGATGGTCACCGCGTGCCGTTGCTGGTGAACACCGGCCTGCTGGCCGATGTGGCCCGTGCGCAACAGCGCGGCGCCGAAGGGGTAGGGCTGTACCGCACCGAAGTGCCGTTCATGATCAACCAGCGTTTCCCGAGTGAGAAGGAGCAGCTGGCGATTTATCGCGAGCAACTGCAGGCCTTCCACCCGTTGCCGGTGACCATGCGCAGCCTGGATATCGGCGGCGACAAGTCACTGTCGTATTTCCCGATCAAGGAAGACAACCCCTTCCTCGGCTGGCGCGGCATTCGTGTCACCCTCGACCATCCAGAAATTTTCCTGGTGCAGACCCGCGCCATGCTCAAGGCCAGCGAAGGCCTGAACAACCTGCGCATCCTGCTGCCGATGATCTCCGGCACCCATGAGCTGGAAGAAGCCCTGCACTTGATCCACCGTGCCTGGGGCGAAGTGCGCGACGAAGGCGCCGACGTGCCGATGCCGCCGATTGGCGTGATGATCGAAATCCCGGCGGCGGTGTACCAGGCCAAGGAACTGGCGCGCCAGGTGGACTTCCTGTCGGTAGGCTCCAACGACCTGACCCAATACCTGCTGGCCGTGGACCGCAACAACCCACGGGTGGCCGACCTTTACGACTACCTGCACCCGGCGGTGCTGCAAGCGCTGCAGCACGTGGTGCGCGACGCCCATGCCGAGGGCAAGCCGGTGAGTATCTGCGGTGAAATGGCCGGGGACCCGGCGGCAGCGGTGCTGTTGATGGCGATGGGCTTTGACAGCCTGTCGATGAACGCCACCAACCTGCCTAAAGTGAAGTGGATGCTGCGCCAGGTTGAATTGAGCATGGCCAAGGATCTGCTGGCCGAACTGATGACCATCGACAACCCGCAAGTTATCCACAGCTCGCTGCAATTGGCGTTGAAGAACCTGGGGCTGACGCGGATGATCAACCCGGCTTCCGCCAAAAAACTTTAG
- the cadR gene encoding Cd(II)/Pb(II)-responsive transcriptional regulator: MKIGELAKLTDCPVETIRYYEKEGLLPPPARTDGNYRVYTQAHTERLIFIRNCRSLDMTLEEIRSLLSLRDSPQDQCESVNALIDEHIHHVKARIDGLLELQAQLLDLRQRCGGGEQCGILQRLEVSGSVQASEAQPSHVGRSHGH, encoded by the coding sequence ATGAAGATCGGCGAACTGGCCAAACTGACCGACTGCCCCGTGGAAACCATCCGCTATTACGAGAAGGAAGGCCTGCTGCCACCCCCGGCGCGCACCGATGGCAACTACCGGGTGTACACCCAGGCGCACACCGAGCGGCTGATCTTTATCCGCAACTGCCGCAGCCTGGACATGACCCTGGAAGAAATCCGCAGCCTGCTCAGCCTGCGTGACAGCCCCCAGGACCAATGCGAAAGCGTGAATGCGTTGATCGACGAGCATATCCACCACGTGAAAGCGCGCATCGATGGGCTGCTGGAGTTGCAGGCGCAATTGCTGGACTTGCGCCAGCGCTGTGGCGGTGGGGAGCAGTGCGGGATCTTGCAGCGGCTGGAAGTCAGCGGAAGTGTGCAGGCCAGCGAGGCGCAGCCCTCACACGTAGGCAGAAGCCACGGGCATTAG
- the lgt gene encoding prolipoprotein diacylglyceryl transferase — protein sequence MLPYPQIDPVALAIGPLKIHWYGLMYLIGIGGAWLLASRRLNRFDPTWTKEKLSDMVFWMSMGVIVGGRLGYVLFYDLPAYIANPTLIFEVWKGGMAFHGGFVGVMIAAWWFGRRNGKSFFQLMDFVAPFVPIGLGAGRIGNFINAELWGKPTDVPWAMVFPPFSDPAQLPRHPSQLYQFALEGVALFLILYLFSRKPRPTMAVSGMFALFYGIFRFIVEFVRVPDAQLGYLAWGWLTMGQVLSIPMILAGLGLLWWAYNRPQPLKNATL from the coding sequence ATGCTGCCTTACCCGCAGATCGACCCGGTGGCCCTGGCCATCGGTCCGCTGAAAATCCATTGGTACGGGTTGATGTACCTGATCGGCATCGGCGGTGCCTGGCTGCTGGCTTCCCGGCGCCTGAACCGTTTCGACCCGACCTGGACCAAGGAGAAGCTCTCCGACATGGTGTTCTGGATGTCGATGGGGGTGATCGTCGGCGGGCGCCTGGGGTATGTGCTGTTTTACGATCTGCCGGCGTATATCGCCAACCCGACGCTGATCTTCGAGGTGTGGAAGGGCGGCATGGCGTTCCACGGCGGCTTTGTCGGCGTGATGATCGCCGCCTGGTGGTTCGGCCGGCGCAACGGCAAGTCGTTCTTCCAGTTGATGGACTTCGTCGCCCCGTTCGTGCCCATCGGCCTGGGCGCCGGGCGCATCGGTAACTTCATCAACGCCGAATTGTGGGGCAAGCCCACCGACGTGCCGTGGGCCATGGTGTTCCCGCCGTTCAGCGACCCGGCGCAGCTGCCGCGCCATCCGTCGCAGCTGTACCAGTTCGCCCTGGAAGGTGTGGCATTGTTCCTCATCCTTTATCTGTTCTCGCGCAAACCACGGCCGACCATGGCGGTGTCCGGGATGTTCGCGCTGTTCTACGGGATCTTCCGCTTCATCGTCGAGTTCGTGCGGGTGCCGGATGCGCAGTTGGGCTACCTGGCGTGGGGCTGGCTGACCATGGGGCAGGTCCTCAGCATCCCGATGATCCTGGCGGGCCTGGGCCTGTTGTGGTGGGCATATAACCGTCCGCAACCGCTGAAGAACGCCACGCTTTAA
- a CDS encoding HAD family hydrolase → MRLALFDLDNTLLGGDSDHAWGDYLCERGILDPIAYKARNDEFYQDYLAGKLDNAAYLNFSLEILGRTEMAQLEEWHNDFMRDCIDPLMLPLAAQLLAKHRAAGDKLVIITATNRFVTAPIAARLGVETLIATECEMENGRYTGRSTDVPCFREGKVTRLKRWLEETGHSLEDSYFYSDSMNDLPLLEQVTHPVAVDPDPNLRAEAEKRGWPVITLRG, encoded by the coding sequence ATGCGCCTGGCTTTATTCGACTTGGACAACACCCTCCTCGGCGGTGACAGCGATCACGCCTGGGGCGATTACCTGTGTGAACGCGGGATTCTCGACCCGATCGCCTACAAGGCGCGCAACGACGAGTTCTACCAGGACTACCTGGCCGGCAAGCTGGACAACGCTGCGTACCTGAACTTCAGCCTGGAAATCCTCGGCCGTACCGAGATGGCTCAACTGGAGGAGTGGCACAACGACTTCATGCGCGACTGCATCGACCCGTTAATGCTGCCCCTGGCTGCCCAATTGCTGGCCAAGCACCGCGCCGCCGGCGACAAGCTGGTGATCATCACCGCCACTAACCGTTTCGTCACCGCGCCGATTGCCGCACGCCTGGGCGTCGAAACCCTGATCGCCACCGAATGCGAGATGGAAAATGGCCGCTATACCGGGCGCAGCACCGATGTGCCGTGCTTCCGTGAAGGCAAGGTGACGCGGCTGAAGCGCTGGCTGGAAGAGACTGGGCATAGCCTGGAAGACAGCTACTTTTATAGCGACTCGATGAATGACTTGCCGCTGCTGGAGCAGGTGACTCACCCGGTGGCGGTGGATCCGGACCCGAATCTGCGGGCTGAAGCCGAGAAGCGTGGCTGGCCGGTGATTACGCTGCGCGGCTGA
- a CDS encoding heavy metal translocating P-type ATPase — protein MSDSLHTPHKHDHDHGEHKLKPVHDHGGACCSGTPAPATVKLSEAPTAGSRLSTFRIEAMDCPTEQTLIQNKLGKLAGVQQLEFNLINRILGVTHDLPSTAPIIEAIKSIGMQADPIEEGAPAAAPPAKKHWWPLAVSGVGALGAEVLHFSGVAPTWVIALVALVSILSGGLTTYKKGWIALKNLNLNINALMSIAVTGAVLIGQWPEAAMVMFLFTVAELIEAKSLDRARNAISGLMQMTPEQATVRQADGSWLEQEVKSIDLDAIVRVKPGERIGLDGEVTAGQSTIDQAPITGESLPIEKTVGDKVFAGTINQAGSLEYKVTAAADNSTLARIIHAVEQAQGARAPTQRFVDSFSKVYTPAVFLFALGVALIPPLFMAGVWFDWIYRALVLLVVACPCALVISTPVTIVSGLAAAARKGILIKGGVYLEGGYKLDYLALDKTGTITHGKPVQTDYLPLFATVQDSAPALAASLAGRSDHPVSLAIANAAADKNLPPHVVDNFAALAGRGVRGEINGETYHLGNHRLVEDLGLCSPALEEKLFALEKQGKSVVLLLDKSGPLALFAVADTVKDSSREAIQQLHDLGIKTLMLTGDNTHTAQAIAAQVGIDQAQGDLLPTDKLQAIEALYGQGHRVGMVGDGINDAPALARAEIGFAMAAAGTDTAIETADVALMDDDLRKIPAFIRLSRQTSSILKQNIALALVIKAIFLAVTFLGMATMWMAVFADMGVSLLVVFNGLRLLRK, from the coding sequence ATGAGCGATTCCCTCCACACCCCGCATAAGCACGACCACGATCACGGCGAGCACAAGCTCAAACCGGTGCATGACCACGGCGGCGCCTGCTGCTCCGGCACCCCGGCGCCGGCAACGGTAAAGCTGAGCGAGGCCCCCACCGCCGGTTCGCGCCTGAGCACCTTTCGCATCGAAGCGATGGATTGCCCCACCGAACAGACGCTGATCCAGAACAAGCTGGGCAAGCTCGCCGGTGTGCAGCAGCTGGAATTCAACCTGATCAACCGCATCCTCGGCGTCACCCATGACTTGCCGAGCACGGCGCCGATCATCGAGGCGATCAAATCCATCGGCATGCAGGCCGACCCCATCGAAGAAGGCGCCCCTGCCGCCGCGCCCCCCGCCAAGAAGCATTGGTGGCCGCTGGCCGTGTCGGGCGTGGGTGCGTTGGGCGCCGAAGTCCTGCATTTCAGCGGCGTGGCACCGACCTGGGTGATTGCCCTGGTGGCGCTGGTGTCGATCCTCAGCGGTGGCCTCACCACCTACAAAAAGGGCTGGATTGCCCTGAAAAACCTGAACCTGAACATCAACGCGCTGATGAGCATCGCGGTGACTGGCGCCGTGCTGATTGGCCAATGGCCGGAAGCGGCGATGGTGATGTTCCTGTTTACCGTGGCTGAGCTGATCGAGGCCAAGTCCCTGGACCGGGCGCGCAATGCCATCAGCGGCCTGATGCAAATGACCCCGGAACAGGCCACGGTGCGGCAGGCCGATGGCTCCTGGTTGGAACAGGAAGTCAAAAGCATTGATCTTGACGCCATCGTGCGGGTAAAGCCCGGCGAGCGCATCGGCCTGGACGGCGAAGTCACCGCCGGGCAATCCACCATCGACCAGGCGCCGATCACCGGTGAAAGCCTGCCCATCGAAAAGACCGTGGGCGATAAAGTCTTCGCCGGTACGATCAATCAGGCCGGTTCCCTGGAATACAAGGTGACCGCAGCGGCCGACAATTCCACCCTGGCGCGGATCATTCATGCGGTAGAACAGGCCCAGGGCGCCCGGGCACCGACCCAGCGTTTTGTCGACAGCTTCTCCAAGGTCTACACGCCCGCTGTGTTTCTGTTTGCCCTGGGCGTGGCGCTTATACCGCCGTTGTTCATGGCGGGGGTCTGGTTCGACTGGATCTATCGCGCCCTGGTGTTGCTGGTGGTGGCCTGCCCGTGCGCCCTGGTGATTTCCACCCCGGTGACCATTGTCAGCGGCCTCGCGGCGGCGGCGCGCAAAGGCATTCTGATCAAGGGCGGCGTGTACCTGGAGGGCGGTTACAAGCTGGACTACCTCGCCCTGGACAAGACCGGCACCATCACCCACGGCAAGCCGGTGCAAACCGACTACTTGCCTCTGTTCGCCACCGTGCAGGACAGCGCGCCGGCCCTGGCGGCGAGTTTGGCGGGCCGCTCCGACCACCCGGTTTCCCTGGCAATCGCCAACGCGGCGGCGGATAAAAACCTGCCGCCCCACGTTGTGGATAACTTCGCGGCGTTGGCCGGTCGTGGTGTGCGCGGTGAAATAAACGGCGAAACCTACCACCTGGGCAACCACCGTCTGGTGGAAGACCTCGGGCTGTGCTCGCCTGCGCTGGAAGAAAAACTCTTCGCCCTGGAAAAACAGGGCAAGTCGGTGGTGTTGCTGCTGGACAAGTCGGGTCCGCTGGCACTGTTCGCGGTGGCCGACACCGTCAAGGACAGCAGTCGCGAAGCCATCCAGCAACTGCACGACCTGGGCATCAAGACTCTGATGCTTACCGGCGACAACACCCACACCGCCCAGGCGATTGCCGCTCAGGTCGGTATCGACCAGGCCCAGGGTGACTTGCTGCCCACCGATAAACTGCAAGCCATTGAGGCGCTCTACGGCCAAGGCCATCGCGTTGGCATGGTCGGCGACGGCATCAATGACGCCCCGGCCCTGGCTCGCGCCGAAATCGGTTTTGCCATGGCCGCGGCAGGCACCGACACCGCCATCGAAACCGCCGACGTGGCGCTGATGGACGATGACCTGCGCAAGATTCCGGCATTCATTCGGCTCTCCAGGCAAACGTCGAGTATCCTCAAGCAGAACATCGCCCTGGCGCTGGTGATCAAGGCCATCTTCCTGGCGGTCACCTTCCTTGGCATGGCGACCATGTGGATGGCGGTGTTCGCCGACATGGGCGTCAGCCTGCTGGTGGTGTTCAATGGCCTGCGCCTGTTGCGCAAATAG
- a CDS encoding NRDE family protein, whose translation MCLIVFAWRPGHAQSLIVAANRDEFYARPSLPLAQWPDAPQVYAGRDQEAGGTWLGVNADGRFAALTNIRDPHQPPSRKSRGELVARFLSGSLPIDEYLADVNGRSIEYAGFNLLVGTPDQLWHYNANETEPTRLKPGVYGLSNAGLDTPWPKLVKARTALSEMLHDPQPEALLGILSDAQTAPFAELPDTGVGLATESLLSSVFIASPSYGTRASTALIVNADGTRRMVERSFGPQGGRLGEVELNL comes from the coding sequence ATGTGCCTGATTGTTTTCGCCTGGCGGCCGGGCCATGCCCAATCGCTGATCGTCGCGGCCAACCGCGATGAGTTCTACGCCCGGCCCAGCCTGCCGCTGGCTCAGTGGCCGGATGCACCGCAGGTCTACGCGGGCCGCGATCAGGAAGCGGGCGGCACCTGGCTTGGGGTGAACGCCGATGGACGCTTTGCCGCGCTGACCAACATCCGCGACCCGCACCAGCCACCGTCACGCAAATCCCGTGGCGAGCTGGTGGCGCGTTTTCTCAGTGGTTCGCTGCCGATTGACGAGTACTTGGCGGACGTTAACGGACGTTCGATTGAATATGCCGGGTTTAACCTGTTAGTGGGCACGCCGGATCAGCTCTGGCATTACAACGCCAATGAGACCGAGCCGACGCGATTGAAGCCGGGGGTCTATGGCTTGTCCAATGCCGGGCTGGATACGCCGTGGCCCAAGTTGGTCAAGGCCAGGACGGCGCTGAGCGAGATGCTGCACGATCCGCAGCCAGAGGCCTTGCTGGGGATTTTGAGCGATGCGCAGACCGCACCGTTCGCTGAACTGCCGGACACTGGCGTCGGCCTGGCGACGGAGAGTTTGCTGTCGAGTGTGTTTATCGCCAGCCCCAGTTACGGAACACGGGCGAGCACGGCGCTGATCGTGAATGCCGACGGCACGCGGCGGATGGTGGAGCGCAGTTTCGGCCCTCAGGGTGGCCGCTTGGGCGAGGTTGAACTCAATCTCTAA
- a CDS encoding DUF2269 domain-containing protein: protein MSAYLLLKTLHILSSTILFGLGAGSAYYALRAWRSGRVEVIAVTFKHLVFADWVFTATTAVFQPLSGLGLMHLAGWSLQQSWLQWTFGLYVLAGVCWLPVVWLQIRVHKMAEQALREGTAMPLKAATYMRWWFGLGWPAFLAFMAIFYLMVAKPM from the coding sequence ATGAGCGCTTACCTGCTGCTGAAAACCCTGCATATTCTTTCATCGACCATCCTGTTCGGGCTGGGCGCCGGCTCGGCTTACTACGCCTTGCGCGCCTGGCGCAGCGGCAGAGTGGAAGTGATCGCCGTGACGTTCAAGCACCTGGTCTTCGCCGACTGGGTGTTTACCGCCACCACGGCAGTCTTCCAGCCACTGAGCGGGCTCGGCTTGATGCACTTGGCGGGTTGGTCGTTGCAGCAGAGTTGGCTGCAATGGACGTTCGGCTTGTATGTGCTGGCGGGCGTCTGCTGGCTGCCGGTGGTGTGGTTGCAGATTCGTGTGCACAAGATGGCGGAGCAGGCGTTGCGCGAAGGCACGGCGATGCCGCTCAAGGCCGCCACCTATATGCGCTGGTGGTTTGGCCTGGGCTGGCCGGCGTTTCTGGCGTTTATGGCGATTTTCTATCTGATGGTGGCCAAGCCTATGTAA
- a CDS encoding thymidylate synthase produces MKQYLELLHDVVTNGLTKGDRTGTGTKAVFARQYRHNLADGFPLLTTKKLHFKSIANELIWMLSGNTNIKWLNENGVRIWDEWATEDGDLGPVYGEQWTAWPTKDGGKINQIDYMVETLKTNPNSRRILFHGWNVEYLPDETKSPQENARNGKQALPPCHLLYQAFVHDGHLSMQLYIRSSDVFLGLPYNTAALALLTHMLAQQCDLIPHEIIVTTGDTHAYSNHMEQIQTQLARTPKKLPELVIKRKPASIYDYKFEDFEIVGYDADPSIKADVAI; encoded by the coding sequence ATGAAGCAATACCTCGAACTCCTGCACGACGTCGTGACCAATGGCCTGACCAAGGGCGATCGTACCGGCACCGGCACCAAGGCCGTGTTCGCCCGCCAGTATCGGCATAACCTGGCCGACGGCTTCCCGCTGCTGACCACCAAGAAGCTGCATTTCAAAAGCATCGCCAACGAGCTGATCTGGATGTTGAGCGGCAACACCAACATCAAGTGGCTCAACGAAAATGGCGTGCGCATCTGGGATGAATGGGCCACCGAAGACGGCGACCTGGGCCCGGTGTACGGCGAACAGTGGACCGCCTGGCCGACCAAGGACGGCGGCAAGATCAACCAGATCGACTACATGGTCGAGACGTTGAAGACCAACCCCAACAGCCGCCGCATCCTGTTCCACGGCTGGAACGTCGAATACCTGCCGGACGAGACCAAGAGCCCCCAGGAAAACGCGCGCAACGGCAAGCAGGCCTTGCCACCGTGCCACCTGCTGTATCAGGCCTTCGTGCACGATGGCCATCTGTCGATGCAGCTATACATCCGCAGCTCCGATGTGTTCCTCGGCCTGCCCTACAACACCGCCGCCCTGGCGTTGCTCACCCATATGCTGGCGCAGCAGTGCGACCTGATCCCTCACGAGATCATCGTCACCACCGGCGACACCCACGCCTACAGCAATCACATGGAACAGATCCAGACCCAGCTGGCGCGCACGCCGAAGAAGCTGCCGGAGCTGGTGATCAAGCGCAAGCCGGCGTCGATTTACGACTACAAGTTCGAAGACTTCGAAATCGTGGGCTACGACGCAGACCCAAGCATCAAGGCCGACGTTGCGATCTGA
- a CDS encoding LysR family transcriptional regulator produces MLSAELKAFFMVARLGSITQAAKKLGLSQPTVTTQIRNLESQYGVELFYRGGRRLTVSDEGARLLPMVKALLQQEADIEFFLRNNGQVQGALRIAATAPYYILDLVKAFRERLPQVEVSVEIGNSQQVLEALDDYRVDVAASSQLLEDARLVRRVLGTDPLVLAVHRNHPLAKLDHVPLTALAGHTLLMREAGSTTRRLTEEMLQGAGVSYGPLLEIGSRESIREAVLRNIGISIIARQEVPHDPQLRVLTLENAPQIPEYLYCLKERKAARLPAAFLGLAQEMSPL; encoded by the coding sequence GTGCTGAGTGCTGAGCTGAAGGCGTTTTTCATGGTTGCTCGCCTGGGCAGCATTACCCAGGCGGCGAAGAAACTCGGCCTGAGCCAGCCTACGGTCACCACCCAGATCCGCAACCTGGAAAGCCAATACGGCGTTGAACTGTTCTACCGTGGCGGTCGCCGTCTGACTGTCAGCGATGAAGGCGCGCGGCTGTTGCCGATGGTCAAGGCGCTGTTGCAGCAGGAAGCGGATATCGAGTTTTTCCTGCGCAACAACGGGCAGGTCCAGGGCGCCTTGCGGATTGCCGCCACCGCGCCTTATTACATTCTGGATCTGGTCAAAGCCTTTCGCGAACGCCTGCCGCAGGTGGAGGTGTCGGTGGAAATCGGCAATTCCCAGCAGGTGCTCGAAGCGCTGGACGACTACCGCGTCGACGTCGCCGCCTCGTCGCAATTGCTGGAAGACGCCCGTCTGGTCCGCCGCGTACTGGGCACTGACCCTTTGGTGCTGGCGGTGCATCGCAACCATCCGCTGGCCAAGCTCGACCATGTGCCGTTGACGGCGCTGGCCGGGCACACGCTGTTGATGCGTGAAGCGGGCTCCACCACCCGCCGGCTGACGGAAGAGATGCTGCAGGGCGCGGGCGTCAGTTATGGGCCGCTGCTGGAGATTGGCAGTCGCGAGTCGATCCGCGAGGCGGTGCTGCGCAATATCGGCATCAGCATCATTGCGCGCCAGGAGGTGCCCCATGATCCGCAATTGCGGGTGCTGACCCTGGAGAACGCGCCGCAGATTCCCGAGTACCTGTACTGCCTCAAGGAGCGAAAAGCCGCACGCTTGCCGGCGGCTTTCCTTGGCCTGGCTCAGGAAATGTCACCGTTGTAG
- a CDS encoding RNA pyrophosphohydrolase — protein MIDPDGFRPNVGIILTNDAGQVLWARRINQDAWQFPQGGINPDETPEDALYRELNEEVGLEREDVQILACTRGWLRYRLPQRLVRTHSQPLCIGQKQKWFLLRLISNEQRVRMDLTGKPEFDGWRWVSYWYPLGQVVTFKREVYRRALKELAPRLLARD, from the coding sequence GTGATCGACCCCGATGGTTTCCGTCCTAATGTCGGGATCATTCTTACGAATGATGCCGGACAGGTGCTATGGGCTCGCCGAATCAACCAAGATGCCTGGCAGTTTCCTCAAGGTGGGATCAACCCCGACGAAACCCCTGAAGACGCCTTGTACCGTGAGTTGAACGAAGAAGTCGGCCTTGAGCGCGAAGATGTGCAAATTCTGGCCTGTACCCGTGGCTGGTTGCGCTATCGTTTGCCGCAACGCCTGGTGCGAACCCACAGCCAACCGCTGTGTATCGGCCAGAAGCAGAAATGGTTTCTCCTGCGCCTGATCTCCAACGAGCAGCGGGTGCGGATGGATTTGACCGGTAAACCGGAGTTCGATGGCTGGCGCTGGGTCAGTTATTGGTATCCGTTGGGCCAGGTGGTGACATTCAAGCGCGAGGTTTATCGTCGCGCTCTCAAAGAGCTTGCCCCGCGCCTTTTAGCGCGCGACTGA